From a region of the Pseudoxanthomonas sp. X-1 genome:
- a CDS encoding SH3 domain-containing protein, whose amino-acid sequence MRRARVVTRHRAPEREAVRVARGERAVLGEHDHEWPDFVWATLAQGLGGWMPADVFRIDEAGAAIAQQDYDTRELDADPGDVITLEREHTGWWWAHDAQGRSGWIPDRAIELIQENRP is encoded by the coding sequence ATGCGACGCGCGCGCGTGGTGACCCGGCATCGCGCGCCCGAGCGCGAGGCGGTGCGGGTGGCGCGGGGCGAGCGCGCGGTGCTGGGCGAGCACGACCACGAGTGGCCCGACTTCGTCTGGGCCACGCTGGCCCAGGGCCTGGGCGGCTGGATGCCGGCCGATGTCTTCCGCATCGACGAGGCCGGCGCCGCCATCGCCCAGCAGGACTACGACACGCGCGAGCTCGACGCCGACCCGGGCGATGTGATCACGCTGGAACGCGAACACACCGGCTGGTGGTGGGCGCACGATGCACAGGGACGCAGCGGCTGGATTCCAGACCGCGCGATCGAATTGATTCAAGAGAACCGACCATGA
- a CDS encoding alpha-ketoacid dehydrogenase subunit beta: protein MPAHEATSETHAMPTAETPTTTPITLIEAITQALAWEITHDPTVVVLGEDVGVNGGVFRATAGLQKRFGAQRILDTPLDETTIAGLSVGMAAQGMKPVAEAQFDGFVYPMVDHLICHAARLRYRTRGRLHCPMVLRVPWGGGIRAPEHHSEANESIFTNVPGLRVVMPSSPQRAYGLLLAAIRDPDPVIYMEPKRIYRQYKELVPDDGEALPLDVCFVLRDGSDVTLVSWGAQVKEALEAADTLAAEGISAEVIDVATLTPLDFDTIAESVAKTGRCVIVHEAPRTAGFGAEIAARLAEECMYDLLAPVERVTGPDTHMPLFRLEMKYMPSAQRVVEAARRTLARG from the coding sequence ATGCCCGCGCACGAGGCGACCAGCGAGACCCACGCGATGCCCACCGCCGAGACCCCGACCACCACGCCGATCACCCTGATCGAAGCCATCACCCAGGCCCTGGCCTGGGAAATCACGCACGATCCCACCGTGGTGGTGCTGGGCGAGGACGTGGGCGTCAACGGCGGCGTGTTCCGCGCCACCGCCGGCCTGCAGAAGCGCTTCGGCGCGCAGCGCATCCTGGACACGCCACTGGATGAGACCACCATCGCCGGCCTGAGCGTGGGCATGGCCGCGCAGGGCATGAAGCCGGTGGCCGAGGCCCAGTTCGACGGCTTCGTCTACCCGATGGTCGATCACCTGATCTGTCACGCCGCACGCCTGCGCTACCGCACCCGCGGCCGGCTGCACTGCCCGATGGTGCTGCGCGTACCGTGGGGCGGCGGCATCCGCGCGCCCGAGCACCACTCCGAAGCCAACGAATCCATCTTCACCAACGTGCCCGGCCTGCGCGTGGTCATGCCGTCCTCGCCGCAGCGCGCCTACGGCCTGCTGCTGGCGGCGATCCGCGACCCGGATCCGGTGATCTACATGGAGCCCAAGCGCATCTACCGCCAGTACAAGGAGCTGGTGCCCGACGACGGCGAGGCGCTGCCGCTGGACGTGTGCTTCGTGCTGCGCGACGGTTCGGACGTGACGCTGGTGAGCTGGGGCGCGCAGGTCAAGGAAGCGCTGGAGGCCGCCGACACCCTCGCCGCCGAAGGCATCAGCGCCGAGGTGATCGACGTGGCCACGCTGACGCCGCTGGACTTCGACACCATCGCCGAGTCGGTGGCCAAGACCGGGCGCTGCGTGATCGTGCACGAGGCGCCGCGCACGGCGGGCTTCGGCGCGGAGATCGCCGCGCGCCTGGCCGAGGAGTGCATGTACGACCTGCTGGCGCCGGTCGAGCGCGTCACCGGCCCGGACACGCACATGCCGCTGTTCCGCCTGGAGATGAAGTACATGCCCAGCGCCCAGCGCGTGGTCGAGGCGGCCAGGCGCACGCTGGCGCGCGGCTGA
- the pdhA gene encoding pyruvate dehydrogenase (acetyl-transferring) E1 component subunit alpha, with protein sequence MPLAASFQIEFLQYLNPDGTSNGRPLPELAKDTGRLVELFKQMLFVRVFDTKSIALQRTGKLGTYASCLGHEATHVGIGASMRPQDVFAPSYREYGAQFMRGVKPREVLLYWGGDERGNDFEGPRQDFSWSVPISTQCLHAAGAALAFKLRGEDRVAVSTCGDGGSSKTDFYAALNSAGAYQLPLVLGVVNNGWAISVPRSAQTGAETLAQKGLAGGLFCLQVDGNDLIAVLDAMDQAMQRARSGLGGTVLEFVTYRLSDHTTADDARRYRDEAEVKAAWERDPIPRMRAWLTAQGLWDEEQESVWKAQCGQRVDEEVNAYLATPVQPVEAMFDYLYADPPPDLLKQRADAIAREQRHG encoded by the coding sequence ATGCCCCTGGCAGCCAGTTTCCAGATCGAATTCCTGCAGTACCTCAACCCCGACGGCACTTCCAACGGGCGCCCGCTGCCCGAACTGGCCAAGGACACCGGCCGGCTGGTCGAGCTGTTCAAGCAGATGCTGTTCGTGCGCGTGTTCGACACCAAGTCCATCGCACTGCAGCGCACCGGCAAGCTGGGCACCTACGCCTCCTGCCTGGGCCACGAGGCCACGCATGTGGGCATCGGCGCGTCCATGCGCCCGCAGGACGTGTTCGCGCCCAGCTATCGCGAATACGGCGCGCAGTTCATGCGCGGGGTGAAGCCGCGCGAGGTGCTGCTGTACTGGGGCGGCGACGAGCGTGGCAACGATTTCGAGGGGCCGCGCCAGGATTTCTCCTGGTCGGTGCCGATCTCCACCCAGTGCCTGCATGCGGCCGGCGCGGCGCTGGCGTTCAAGCTGCGCGGCGAAGACCGCGTGGCGGTGAGCACCTGCGGCGACGGCGGTTCGTCCAAGACCGACTTCTACGCCGCGCTCAATTCGGCCGGCGCCTACCAGCTGCCGCTGGTGCTGGGCGTGGTCAACAACGGCTGGGCCATCTCGGTGCCACGCTCGGCGCAGACCGGCGCCGAGACACTGGCGCAGAAGGGCCTGGCCGGCGGCCTGTTCTGCCTGCAGGTGGACGGCAACGACCTGATCGCCGTGCTCGATGCGATGGACCAGGCCATGCAGCGCGCGCGCAGCGGCCTGGGCGGCACGGTGCTGGAGTTCGTCACCTATCGCCTGTCCGACCACACCACCGCCGACGACGCCCGCCGCTACCGCGACGAGGCCGAGGTCAAGGCCGCCTGGGAACGCGACCCGATCCCGCGCATGCGCGCCTGGCTGACCGCGCAGGGCCTGTGGGACGAGGAACAGGAAAGCGTGTGGAAAGCGCAGTGCGGACAGCGCGTGGACGAGGAGGTCAACGCCTATCTGGCCACGCCGGTGCAGCCGGTCGAGGCGATGTTCGACTACCTGTACGCCGACCCGCCGCCGGACCTGTTGAAGCAGCGCGCCGACGCCATCGCCCGGGAGCAGCGCCATGGATGA
- a CDS encoding Calx-beta domain-containing protein, with protein MLGLGSAQIAQAQVVISQVYGGGGNNGATYTNDFIELHNTGTAAVDLSGYSVQYASATGTSWAVTALSGSLPAGGYYLVQEAKGTGGSTALPTPDASGNIAMSGTAGKVALVSSATALSGACPSGAVDLVGFGGTASCYEGSGPTPAPSNTLAVLRAGDGCTDGNDNATDFATGAPTPRNRASAAVICGAAGTPVLSIADASGDEGAGPLVFTLTLSQPAPSGGIAVDYATADGTATAGSDYVASSGRVTLAAGQTSATVSITLIDDSVTEADETFSLNLSNLSGAALLGTAKATGTIVNDDLSLTAIHDIQGAGIESPRKGALVYTTGIVTAVKNVGFWIQTPDAEVDGDPATSEGLYVYTGSTRPAAAVVGNLVRVSGTVQEYVPSADPYQRPLTELSGAVTATALATGQALPAPIPLDAAMLTAGGGLDQLERFEGMRVTVPRLRVVGPTGGFTNEVNATGTTDGQFYAVIGDTARPFREPGIEAPTPVSGTIPQWDGNPEILTIDSDTLGGASTALDLAAGAVVTGMTGPLDYSYRHYVLVRDPSVAVETVSGPGPTPARAPNANEFTVAGYNMERFFDTTADGNGAPTLTPSAFANRLSKASVAIRDYLHLPDILAVVEMENLATLQKVADKVNADAVAQGLADPQYVPYLQEGNDVGGIDVGFLVKTATVGSSVARVEVSGVTQYGKDTTWTEPSGATSLLNDRPPLALEAVVHWADGRRFPITVIAVHQRSLNGADTLDAAGERVRAKRQAQAVFLANLIQGLQTDDPERRITVLGDFNAFQFNDGYVDALGTITGVPSPDAQTLVTGDGADLVNPDLTNLGELLAAGQNYSYTFGGSAQTLDHVLVNDALVLATTAFGMDHARINADFPEVARNDATSPARLSDHDPVVAYFELAPKADLAVTATADAASVVAGQPLHYTVNVRNQGPEAANAPGVGFSLAGALPDMTVAAPAGWSCDAAQVADGMTSVACNTATLDNAGAADFGVSATSVAGQAGGSATLAVAATSQTFDPDSSNNQAVANVQVTAPPTADVSVSIEGPTTIRAPQFYTRYVVRVANAGQPAANAQVLIDGNTLNLLSLIDPPRGWSCRREGSLRDTRLRCVSGAPLANGAQAAFTLWTTTGTARRGSTVQVDATVSTSSTENDTSNNGTRFSTAVR; from the coding sequence ATGTTGGGACTGGGCAGCGCGCAGATCGCGCAGGCCCAGGTGGTCATCAGCCAGGTCTACGGCGGCGGCGGCAACAACGGCGCCACCTACACCAACGACTTCATCGAACTGCACAACACCGGCACGGCCGCGGTGGACCTGTCCGGCTACAGCGTGCAGTACGCCAGCGCCACCGGCACCAGCTGGGCGGTCACCGCGCTGAGCGGCAGCCTGCCCGCGGGCGGCTACTACCTGGTGCAGGAAGCCAAGGGCACCGGCGGCAGCACTGCGCTGCCCACGCCGGACGCCAGCGGCAACATCGCCATGTCCGGCACCGCCGGCAAGGTCGCCCTGGTGTCCAGCGCCACCGCGCTCAGCGGCGCCTGCCCGAGCGGGGCGGTGGACCTGGTCGGCTTCGGCGGCACGGCCAGCTGCTACGAGGGCAGCGGCCCCACCCCGGCGCCGAGCAACACCCTGGCGGTGCTGCGCGCCGGCGATGGCTGCACCGACGGCAACGACAACGCCACCGATTTCGCCACCGGCGCCCCGACCCCGCGCAACCGCGCCAGCGCCGCGGTGATCTGCGGCGCGGCCGGCACGCCGGTGCTGTCGATCGCCGATGCCTCGGGCGACGAGGGCGCGGGCCCGCTGGTGTTCACCCTGACCCTGAGCCAGCCGGCGCCGTCCGGCGGCATCGCGGTGGACTACGCCACGGCCGACGGCACCGCCACCGCCGGCAGCGACTATGTCGCCAGCAGCGGCCGCGTCACCCTCGCCGCGGGCCAGACCAGCGCGACGGTCTCCATCACGCTCATCGACGACAGCGTCACCGAGGCCGACGAGACCTTCAGCCTCAATCTCTCCAACCTGTCCGGCGCGGCGCTGCTGGGCACGGCCAAGGCCACCGGCACCATCGTCAACGACGATCTGTCGCTGACCGCCATCCACGACATCCAGGGCGCGGGCATCGAATCGCCGCGCAAGGGCGCGCTGGTCTACACCACCGGCATCGTCACCGCGGTCAAGAACGTCGGCTTCTGGATCCAGACGCCCGACGCCGAGGTCGACGGCGACCCGGCCACCTCCGAAGGCCTGTACGTCTACACCGGCAGCACGCGCCCGGCCGCGGCCGTGGTCGGCAACCTGGTGCGCGTGTCCGGCACGGTGCAGGAGTACGTGCCCAGCGCCGATCCCTACCAGCGCCCGCTGACCGAACTCAGCGGCGCGGTCACCGCCACGGCGCTGGCCACCGGCCAGGCGCTGCCGGCGCCGATCCCGCTGGATGCCGCGATGCTCACCGCCGGCGGCGGCCTGGACCAGCTGGAGCGCTTCGAAGGCATGCGCGTCACCGTGCCGCGCCTGCGCGTGGTCGGCCCGACCGGCGGCTTCACCAACGAAGTCAACGCCACCGGGACCACCGACGGCCAGTTCTACGCCGTGATCGGCGACACCGCGCGCCCGTTCCGCGAGCCGGGCATCGAGGCGCCCACGCCGGTCTCCGGCACGATCCCGCAGTGGGACGGCAATCCGGAGATCCTGACCATTGACAGCGACACCCTGGGCGGGGCGAGCACCGCGCTTGACCTGGCCGCCGGTGCCGTCGTCACCGGCATGACCGGCCCGCTGGACTACAGCTATCGCCACTACGTCCTGGTGCGCGACCCGAGCGTGGCGGTGGAGACCGTCTCCGGCCCGGGCCCGACGCCGGCGCGCGCCCCGAACGCCAACGAGTTCACCGTGGCCGGCTACAACATGGAGCGCTTCTTCGACACCACGGCCGACGGCAACGGCGCGCCCACGCTGACGCCCTCCGCGTTTGCCAACCGCCTGTCCAAGGCCTCGGTCGCCATCCGCGACTACCTGCACCTGCCCGACATCCTGGCGGTGGTGGAGATGGAGAACCTGGCCACGCTGCAGAAGGTGGCCGACAAGGTCAACGCCGATGCGGTGGCGCAGGGCCTGGCCGATCCGCAGTACGTGCCCTACCTCCAGGAAGGCAACGACGTGGGCGGCATCGACGTCGGCTTCCTGGTCAAGACCGCCACGGTCGGTTCCAGCGTGGCGCGCGTGGAGGTCTCCGGCGTGACCCAGTACGGCAAGGACACCACCTGGACCGAGCCCTCCGGCGCCACCAGCCTGCTCAACGACCGCCCGCCGCTGGCGCTGGAGGCGGTGGTGCACTGGGCCGACGGCCGCCGCTTCCCGATCACCGTGATCGCCGTGCATCAGCGCTCGCTCAACGGCGCCGACACGCTCGACGCCGCCGGTGAACGCGTGCGCGCCAAGCGCCAGGCGCAGGCGGTGTTCCTGGCGAACCTGATCCAGGGCCTGCAGACCGACGATCCGGAGCGTCGCATCACCGTGCTGGGCGACTTCAACGCCTTCCAGTTCAACGACGGCTACGTCGATGCGCTGGGCACCATCACCGGCGTGCCCAGCCCCGATGCGCAGACCCTGGTGACCGGCGATGGCGCCGACCTGGTCAATCCGGACCTGACCAACCTGGGCGAACTGCTCGCGGCCGGCCAGAACTACTCCTACACCTTCGGCGGCAGCGCGCAGACGCTGGACCACGTGCTGGTCAACGACGCGCTGGTGCTGGCCACCACCGCCTTCGGCATGGACCACGCGCGCATCAACGCCGATTTCCCGGAAGTCGCGCGCAACGATGCGACCTCGCCGGCGCGGCTGTCCGACCACGATCCGGTGGTGGCCTACTTCGAACTGGCGCCCAAGGCCGACCTGGCCGTCACCGCCACGGCCGACGCCGCCAGCGTCGTCGCCGGCCAGCCGCTGCACTACACGGTGAACGTGCGCAACCAGGGACCGGAGGCCGCCAACGCCCCGGGCGTGGGCTTCTCGCTGGCCGGCGCGTTGCCGGACATGACCGTGGCCGCGCCCGCCGGCTGGAGCTGCGACGCGGCGCAGGTGGCCGACGGCATGACCTCGGTGGCCTGCAACACTGCCACGCTGGACAACGCCGGCGCGGCCGACTTCGGCGTCAGCGCGACCTCGGTGGCCGGCCAGGCCGGCGGCAGCGCCACCCTGGCGGTGGCCGCGACCTCGCAGACCTTCGACCCGGACAGCAGCAACAACCAGGCCGTGGCCAACGTGCAGGTCACCGCGCCGCCGACCGCCGACGTGTCGGTGTCCATCGAGGGCCCGACGACCATCCGCGCGCCGCAGTTCTACACGCGCTACGTGGTGCGCGTGGCCAATGCCGGCCAGCCGGCGGCCAACGCGCAGGTGCTGATCGACGGCAACACGCTGAACCTGCTGTCGCTGATCGATCCGCCGCGCGGCTGGAGCTGCCGGCGCGAGGGCTCGCTGCGCGACACCCGGCTGCGCTGCGTCTCCGGCGCGCCGCTGGCCAACGGCGCGCAGGCGGCGTTCACGCTGTGGACGACCACCGGCACGGCGCGGCGCGGATCCACGGTGCAGGTCGATGCCACCGTGTCGACCAGCTCGACCGAGAACGACACGTCCAACAACGGCACACGGTTTTCCACCGCGGTCAGGTAA
- a CDS encoding tryptophan 2,3-dioxygenase family protein has product MQIQDNQRPLEDGIHTDLAGRTTYGGYLRLDQLLAAQQPLSAPPHHDEMLFIVQHQVSELWMKLMIHELSAAIGHLRRDEVWQTRKVLARAKQVLRQLTEQWSVLETLTPSEYMGFRDVLGPSSGFQSLQYRQLEFMLGNKNAAMLKVFSHDPAGQRSLAAALEAPSLYEEFLRYLARFGHAVPAQHLERDFSHAHVRDEALLPMFERIYADTDRYWREYSLAEDFVDLETQFQLWRFRHMRTVMRVIGFKRGTGGSSGVGFLKQALELEFFPELFQVRTVVGLTSPSA; this is encoded by the coding sequence ATGCAGATCCAGGACAACCAGCGGCCGCTGGAAGACGGCATCCACACCGACCTGGCCGGTCGCACGACCTATGGCGGCTACCTGCGCCTGGACCAGCTGCTCGCCGCGCAGCAGCCGCTGTCGGCGCCGCCGCACCACGACGAGATGCTGTTCATCGTCCAGCACCAGGTCTCCGAGCTGTGGATGAAGCTGATGATCCACGAGCTGAGCGCGGCCATCGGCCACCTGCGGCGCGACGAGGTCTGGCAGACGCGCAAGGTGCTGGCGCGGGCCAAGCAGGTGCTGCGCCAGCTGACCGAGCAGTGGTCGGTGCTGGAGACGCTGACGCCGTCGGAATACATGGGCTTCCGCGACGTGCTGGGCCCGTCCTCGGGCTTCCAGTCGCTGCAGTACCGGCAGCTGGAGTTCATGCTGGGCAACAAGAACGCGGCGATGCTCAAGGTGTTCTCGCACGATCCGGCCGGGCAGCGGTCGCTGGCCGCCGCGCTGGAGGCGCCAAGCCTGTACGAGGAGTTCCTGCGCTACCTGGCGCGCTTCGGCCATGCGGTGCCGGCCCAGCACCTGGAGCGCGACTTCAGCCACGCGCACGTGCGCGACGAGGCGCTGCTGCCGATGTTCGAGCGCATCTACGCCGATACCGACCGCTACTGGCGCGAGTATTCGCTGGCCGAGGACTTCGTCGATCTGGAGACGCAATTCCAGCTGTGGCGCTTCCGCCACATGCGCACGGTGATGCGGGTGATCGGCTTCAAGCGCGGCACCGGCGGCTCCTCGGGGGTGGGGTTTCTCAAGCAGGCCCTGGAGCTGGAGTTCTTCCCGGAGCTGTTCCAGGTGCGCACGGTGGTGGGGCTGACAAGCCCGTCAGCCTGA